The Anaplasmataceae bacterium AB001_6 genome has a segment encoding these proteins:
- the rpsB gene encoding 30S ribosomal protein S2: protein MHDLLNIDSMLEAGVHFGHRKSLWNPQMLPYLYGISRNGTHVIDLSKSLCMLKFAMQSVKDVASKGGRILFVGTKVQSTKIIEEQAIRCGQYYINSSWPAGLLTNWRSVSGSIKKIGHYEKFLSNEDVLAGLKKREILRVKRKYEKILKTFCGIKNMGGYPDILFVLDTNREKVAITEANKLGIPVAAVVDTNSDPRNIQYPIPGNDDSVKSIEYFCSIIADAVLLGMESGLKKDELLKKGDIKTTEDVASSLMDKKYPEGTNQPESQG from the coding sequence ATGCATGATTTACTGAACATAGATTCAATGTTGGAAGCAGGAGTTCATTTTGGGCACAGAAAGAGTTTATGGAATCCACAAATGTTGCCCTATCTTTACGGAATATCTCGTAATGGAACGCATGTGATAGATTTATCAAAAAGTCTTTGCATGTTGAAATTTGCAATGCAATCAGTAAAAGATGTTGCTTCTAAAGGTGGAAGGATATTATTTGTTGGCACTAAAGTACAATCTACCAAAATTATAGAAGAGCAAGCTATTCGTTGTGGTCAGTACTATATCAATTCTAGCTGGCCTGCTGGATTATTAACTAATTGGCGTAGTGTCTCTGGTTCTATAAAAAAAATAGGGCATTATGAAAAATTCTTGAGTAATGAAGATGTTTTGGCAGGTTTGAAAAAAAGAGAAATACTGCGCGTAAAAAGGAAATATGAAAAAATTTTAAAAACCTTTTGTGGTATAAAAAATATGGGAGGTTATCCTGATATTTTATTTGTTTTGGATACTAATAGAGAAAAAGTGGCTATTACTGAAGCTAATAAACTTGGGATTCCAGTTGCTGCAGTTGTTGATACGAATTCTGATCCAAGAAATATTCAGTATCCTATTCCAGGTAATGATGATTCTGTAAAATCAATAGAGTATTTTTGTTCTATTATAGCAGATGCTGTCTTATTAGGCATGGAAAGTGGTTTAAAAAAAGATGAATTGCTAAAAAAAGGAGATATTAAAACTACTGAAGATGTAGCATCATCCTTGATGGATAAAAAATATCCGGAAGGAACTAATCAACCTGAATCTCAAGGTTAG
- the tsf gene encoding translation elongation factor Ts, giving the protein MSSDKSLKNDILKLRNETSAALSMCKSALLESEGNYDEALNIIKKNLGSKASKKSARSTMEKAYIIRNDNGKAVILSFATETDFVLKNDVLQNFFSKLADFAFKNIDQFDDLQSFLSLLFEENKTVSDNLKSMIGIMGENINLLNLEKIVIEKGEIHTYVHGENWFQDGIGRIIVILCLFHSSDVKKVVLGDLAENICMHVCAMNPQYLFINDIDQGVIEERKKTFLDEIASIKKSQNIVDQIVAGKIKKFFKDVVLIEQDFALQNSQESGKITVAQLIDLFNKKEGSDVSISWFKRFG; this is encoded by the coding sequence ATGTCTAGTGATAAATCTTTGAAGAATGATATCCTTAAATTGAGAAATGAAACGAGTGCAGCTCTTTCTATGTGTAAAAGTGCCTTATTGGAATCTGAGGGCAATTATGATGAAGCGCTAAACATTATAAAGAAAAATTTAGGATCGAAAGCTTCTAAAAAATCAGCTAGATCTACAATGGAAAAAGCTTATATTATCAGAAATGATAATGGTAAAGCTGTAATATTATCTTTTGCTACAGAAACTGATTTTGTCTTGAAAAATGATGTTTTGCAAAATTTTTTTTCAAAATTGGCTGATTTTGCTTTTAAGAATATAGATCAGTTTGATGATTTACAAAGTTTTTTGTCTTTGCTTTTTGAGGAGAATAAGACTGTTTCTGATAATTTGAAATCTATGATTGGTATCATGGGAGAAAATATAAACCTTTTAAATTTGGAAAAAATTGTTATTGAAAAAGGGGAAATACATACTTATGTTCATGGAGAGAATTGGTTTCAAGATGGAATTGGTAGAATTATCGTGATTTTATGCCTTTTTCATTCTTCTGACGTGAAAAAAGTTGTATTGGGAGATTTGGCAGAGAATATATGTATGCATGTGTGTGCTATGAATCCTCAATATCTTTTTATAAATGATATTGATCAAGGTGTTATTGAGGAGCGAAAAAAAACCTTTTTGGATGAAATTGCTTCTATCAAAAAATCACAGAATATAGTTGATCAGATTGTTGCGGGAAAAATAAAAAAATTTTTTAAAGATGTTGTTTTGATAGAACAGGATTTTGCGTTACAGAATAGTCAAGAATCTGGAAAAATAACCGTTGCACAGTTAATTGATTTATTTAATAAAAAAGAGGGATCTGATGTTTCGATATCTTGGTTTAAGCGTTTTGGATAA
- the odhB gene encoding 2-oxoglutarate dehydrogenase complex dihydrolipoyllysine-residue succinyltransferase has protein sequence MNKINKIIVPDLGESISQGSISSITKQKGEYIEADELFATIETDKVAVEINSPFNGVIKSIAVNNNDVVDVGAVIAEIEETSDKPQVDPNQIIEISDSSKKEIPSSPAAEKIANNMNIDISKISGSGKNSIVTKEDVLSTIDQQKINSVIDTSGNSQKSIENNVSQNIQNNKLSERETAVNMSNIRLAIAKNLKNSQNNAVMLSTFSEVNMDNVMKIRSMYKDDFAKKHGVKLGFMSFFVKASIKALQDIPEINAEIRGNNIIYKNYCNIGVAVSTDKGLVVPVLKDAQNMSFADIEKQIIEFAKAAKSNTLKVSDMSGGTFTITNGGIFGSLLSTPIINPPQSGILGMHSITNRAIVGKNNEIIVAPMMYLALSYDHRIVDGKGAVTFLQNIKRYIEDPCSLLIDV, from the coding sequence ATGAATAAAATAAACAAGATAATTGTTCCAGACTTAGGAGAATCAATATCTCAAGGAAGTATTTCATCAATAACGAAACAAAAAGGAGAGTATATAGAAGCTGATGAATTATTTGCAACCATAGAAACAGATAAAGTAGCCGTAGAGATCAATTCACCATTCAATGGAGTAATAAAAAGTATTGCAGTCAATAATAATGATGTAGTAGATGTTGGTGCTGTAATTGCAGAAATAGAAGAAACATCAGATAAACCTCAAGTGGATCCAAATCAAATTATAGAAATTTCTGATTCAAGCAAAAAAGAGATACCTTCTTCACCAGCAGCGGAAAAAATTGCAAATAATATGAATATTGATATTAGTAAAATTTCTGGATCTGGAAAAAATTCTATTGTTACAAAAGAAGATGTATTATCAACGATAGATCAGCAAAAAATAAATAGTGTAATTGATACTTCGGGTAATAGCCAAAAATCTATTGAAAATAATGTTTCTCAGAATATTCAAAATAATAAATTATCTGAAAGAGAAACAGCAGTTAATATGAGTAACATAAGACTGGCTATAGCCAAGAACTTAAAAAATTCCCAAAATAATGCTGTAATGTTAAGCACTTTTAGTGAAGTGAATATGGACAATGTGATGAAGATTCGCAGTATGTATAAAGATGATTTTGCAAAGAAGCATGGTGTAAAATTAGGTTTCATGTCATTTTTTGTAAAAGCATCAATAAAAGCATTACAAGATATTCCTGAAATAAATGCAGAAATCAGAGGAAATAATATAATTTATAAAAATTATTGTAACATAGGAGTTGCTGTATCAACGGATAAAGGCTTAGTAGTTCCTGTTCTAAAAGATGCACAAAATATGTCTTTTGCAGATATTGAAAAACAAATTATAGAATTTGCAAAAGCAGCAAAATCTAACACATTAAAAGTCAGCGATATGTCTGGGGGAACATTTACAATAACAAACGGCGGTATATTTGGATCTTTATTATCTACACCAATAATAAATCCTCCTCAATCAGGAATATTAGGAATGCATTCCATAACCAATAGAGCAATTGTAGGAAAAAATAATGAGATAATTGTTGCACCGATGATGTACTTAGCTTTATCTTATGATCATAGAATTGTCGACGGCAAAGGAGCAGTAACTTTTCTTCAGAATATAAAGAGATATATAGAAGATCCCTGCTCATTGTTGATTGATGTGTAA
- a CDS encoding UMP kinase: MSSFMPRYRRVLLKVSGELLMGERDFGHDCSIIHQVAEDVKQVHDLGVQICLVIGGGNIHRGTSNKWGNIDRTTSDHMGMLATVINSLAIMDKLENIGVDCRVMSALSISSICETYIRRRADRHISKGRVVIFACGTGNPFFTTDTAAVLRSLEMNCDIIIKGSKIDGIYSDDPKKNKDARKFLSLTYDKVIREDLKFMDISAISLAKDNGMPISVLPLFEKGSFKKFIMNESEYSLVS, encoded by the coding sequence ATGAGTAGCTTTATGCCGCGTTATAGACGAGTTTTATTGAAAGTCTCAGGAGAACTTCTTATGGGAGAAAGAGATTTTGGTCATGATTGCTCGATAATTCATCAAGTTGCTGAAGATGTTAAACAGGTACATGATCTTGGAGTACAAATTTGTCTGGTTATAGGAGGAGGAAATATACATAGAGGAACCTCAAATAAGTGGGGAAATATTGATAGAACTACAAGTGATCATATGGGTATGCTAGCTACTGTTATAAATTCTCTTGCTATAATGGATAAATTAGAAAATATTGGAGTTGATTGTAGGGTTATGTCTGCTTTATCTATTTCTTCTATATGTGAAACTTATATCAGAAGAAGAGCAGATCGACATATATCAAAAGGGAGGGTAGTTATATTCGCATGTGGCACTGGGAATCCTTTTTTTACTACTGATACTGCAGCTGTCTTGAGATCATTAGAAATGAATTGCGATATCATAATAAAGGGATCAAAAATAGATGGCATATACTCTGATGATCCCAAAAAAAATAAAGATGCTCGTAAATTTTTGAGTTTAACTTATGATAAAGTTATTAGAGAAGATTTAAAATTTATGGATATATCTGCTATATCTTTGGCAAAAGATAATGGAATGCCTATATCAGTTTTACCTTTATTTGAAAAGGGATCTTTTAAAAAATTTATAATGAATGAAAGTGAATATAGTTTGGTTTCTTGA
- the frr gene encoding ribosome recycling factor, which yields MSDDDLNILLKLDNFLKDAASRMISTVNFFVDKCANLRTDRASVGMFDDVVIDAYGDRLPLRQLANVNLIDNSRLLISVWDSSIVHKIFRSLQNAELGVGLDIADSTIKITLPMVTQERRKEMVKIAESYAEESKISIRNIRRDSNSRIKKIAEDGVSSDERDRYLDKIQSMTDDNVKKIDDLLKKKCREIIN from the coding sequence ATGTCCGATGATGATTTAAATATCTTATTAAAATTAGATAATTTTTTAAAAGATGCTGCAAGTCGTATGATTTCTACCGTTAATTTTTTTGTTGATAAATGTGCTAATTTGAGGACGGATAGAGCGAGTGTTGGTATGTTTGATGATGTAGTAATTGATGCTTATGGAGATCGTTTACCTTTACGTCAATTGGCCAATGTGAACTTGATTGATAATTCTCGACTTTTAATTTCTGTTTGGGATTCGTCCATTGTTCATAAAATTTTCAGATCTTTACAGAACGCTGAATTGGGTGTAGGATTAGATATTGCTGATAGTACAATAAAGATCACTCTTCCTATGGTTACTCAAGAGCGTAGAAAAGAGATGGTGAAAATAGCTGAATCTTATGCAGAAGAATCAAAAATTTCTATTAGAAATATTAGAAGAGATTCTAACTCTAGAATTAAGAAAATTGCGGAAGATGGTGTATCTTCTGATGAAAGAGATAGGTATTTAGATAAGATTCAGTCTATGACAGATGATAATGTAAAAAAAATAGATGATCTTTTAAAAAAGAAGTGTAGAGAGATTATAAATTGA